The Schistocerca cancellata isolate TAMUIC-IGC-003103 chromosome 4, iqSchCanc2.1, whole genome shotgun sequence genome contains a region encoding:
- the LOC126183379 gene encoding mucin-17-like — MGRHSLLLLTLGLSCYVHCLRHVSGRHHTSNLTTAEQLTEMAERFGATKFDELGTSDESSEAPLPSRKVKRLASAEDESDSDVYQGVMGRPGVDFPILPRIPRTTFNCRSVPGPGYYADMDTDCQVFHICDGGRKISFLCPNGTIFRQSHLICDWWWTVDCGSSREHYESSAETTSAERSRYAESDSSYSEQSAPASRNDRLQPQQAPRPQPAIPQRQPTRPRQRDSFENPQQNEQLYYSEQRRQNGQTQRRQQQQQQQQQRGSSESAGNIAPSSPVPIVSEIRDADQRRRDQNSFSKQTEVEKQSKSYRSTTYTPPNALREGRNTYNNFALNTTSVSDRERQQPAETASFVNSRRNNGSRQYEVIQRNNVLSNVGVKDEPGSSTGEGPRLQTSTATSVQRNAFAYSRKVQPSISERRGGRLQSVRWSNGEFQTIPTTVDLPPTRRQGQRSFEDGHTESGGISVTESSVRNSKLGTSKQYVELDRSKIFDSKPGNVPQSPTQRTVTPIVVRIANPSTAAWQFTTVAPEDLPITDIYRPTGTPFTLEDERGGRNFYTTPRTEIAEEDYVTINRRAGIARKTNLLVSGTVSVTKPAEINVAAEDVTEPVTDVPITDVNPPKELWFTHEDLAFMSTKASDFDSTHITPQPGTVSTPTPTEASFDDEKLLERSETGHTAAVFVSSNNDQSAPTIINCSGLPHDGGTEPTGVTLSEGSGREINRPTAPQATGRYAFDDYSTSEHTTVGTELFEPKQTTERTFRTETISHMTASSSDLSLSITENKKFFYEKELTTDSSFDKEVSPSLWNERRTLSSVAKTLDSSHAEEPPVSSKSFETDYISSEKSYSSDGKSSDAEDIESKTTSLPGAQRAVSRGILAPLPLSDVTGNEYRPQRYDMQYDVTTAPSNKEEIFDSSESSHARVTELFTLVRGATVSTAEENRETKYDVPVTPPYEADATESPTLRPPDTYDTNAATENASRADTPFLTATNPPAMQSVLPVEPLINSEVLGASAAATSRYESRDVKEISHPSTAKDAPQETTDKSTNSSTAAESVTSFRRKIYHSKSSSADPVSTTSAPSTSPRSNRLVSSRKSVIFVDGPRRRLTTTTTTPSVIQRVLSLRQKTTPLTIPLRSAAATKSVTSKTTQTSEQLSKSLLPPKVQDRSEGKSHRRGSQLVTSRTAVESRFNKSRLNIPPSNRPDTLNSLAVYFGLPETEMEESDVSNRITKMMNDLVSESVNNVNSSTKEIPVQLPPLLTQLTRDSYSALFSLTRKMADMDEVLGYDGNNNNVNYTEYFREGKAFYLNETQPGIESLLAKNLSVSLEPGNGLAKEDVRGLRELAQIFSRALTAYLKDPTDFRRILSQARPTEPANNSFEAEMTTPLYETTIISLIDSLKPAAKDDDEVLDFSDVNKAPTLRLLSSTVAPLFDSLAHAATTSKQRVTGSEDSNSATASSKSEYTATESASSETGQTTTVSSEVVHESLHDEETNYNFLTTRDPLVDRQATVVDSTNAIAYEVNNLFVTETSTSETVNDYTLPPGSQKYTGLAYGPTNYTPTARAPRNQTKSRFGGFQNNSVQFQKPNTSDELVYDLIINEEIPPLSRVPPTYSLGGKEVTYILTNNENKDALPTTSTDLEALKNEGAFTLTTRASFDELSTLQDSVIPEEVNNLAVTTRNTVERLKEENKLLPKASGGFSTTVIDVNASGTPSTLEARNTVSVLPFEFSNKLAEKSISESDNVNEFGNGDVLKSKHTQENTKGNGEESLIVSGTSGFGTSLKQQSTFQKTRAGKQNELETNYNSSQTNDELHDLNQDKNSYPLHTDSSVLKPNEMTELLTDENTMTKLTAMNITHTASHERESMGKLSHTESPKAPNVVSDNKEELSSLPQLPDTEVTQQDTPSQKTATLSWEDYDATVKQMDAMNLRGTNSSPTMQRMESEKTLPLADNNQKPVSHSPMTKPSPAFIGGVVRNIQIDGTSRMSVNTFTSAAPQKLETITKRTQKSRSDKEMTTKSPKVTISSRGFSFATTVDETRDILEQGRASLSQSSMSSSTRIDMSPGESGYLTTERKVQKLNSESRTKDRETVSSASQDKSHDSTLKMVKDNLSTNYFTVITDIKSTTHPSPLTNPGDLSEWESTDSKSSAAIDTQNLEPILQEKNFDDSSSVTMDPAALPLITTLEAPAPINQLHMKQNSINNHLSRTGKQLNVLSHHTGEISSPLGHDGMTTELTPDSEVTTGILSIEHNTDHFMSDTQPVTILETNKDSSLMGQLNDKNDILTSTPITIASRKNRTITRMTHEEKETLNHLQEIFSLDTATVAKAGKLFMELNETSRHALMEMMKEAASNSSMRELVVVVVNKSLSSMDFSHVKKHSIKNQSNLPCDENMEPQMQQTSTEYTAQKNMANERKHFRSAKVSQSLTTTEPPVTTYHSKDRKYQRFKSVPMPTMSVFDLITSKNHTSFDEVPTSKPGVVDHSQLSAAVSEPEENVSSEADTRVVELLRSLYSLAAKWG, encoded by the exons AGCAACCTGACGACGGCGGAGCAACTGACAGAGATGGCAGAGAGGTTTGGAGCCACGAAGTTCGACGAGCTCGGCACATCAGACGAGAGTTCCGAGGCGCCGCTCCCTAGTCGGAAAGTCAAACGGCTGGCTTCTGCTGAAGACGAATCAGATTCAGATGTTTACCAAG GCGTTATGGGTCGGCCAGGTGTGGACTTCCCAATATTGCCTCGAATACCTAGGACAACGTTCAACTGCCGCAGCGTCCCAGGCCCCGGATACTACGCCGATATGGACACCGACTGCCAG GTATTCCACATATGCGACGGCGGCCGCAAGATCTCGTTCTTGTGCCCGAACGGGACCATCTTCCGGCAATCGCACCTCATCTGCGACTGGTGGTGGACAGTGGACTGTGGTAGCTCCCGGGAACACTACGAGTCCAGCGCCGAGACGACGTCTGCCGAGCGCAGCCGCTACGCCGAGTCGGACTCCTCGTACAGCGAGCAGTCGGCGCCTGCAAGCCGCAACGACAGGTTGCAGCCACAGCAGGCACCCCGACCGCAGCCAGCCATTCCTCAGAGGCAGCCAACTCGCCCGAGGCAACGCGACTCTTTCGAGAACCCTCAGCAGAACGAGCAACTGTATTATTCTGAACAGCGACGGCAGAACGGGCAGACTCAGcgcaggcaacaacaacaacaacaacaacaacaacggggaaGCAGTGAGTCCGCTGGGAACATAGCACCGAGCTCTCCTGTGCCGATCGTATCAGAAATTCGTGACGCCGACCAAAGACGAAGAGATCAGAACTCGTTCTCCAAGCAAACAGAAGTGGAGAAACAATCGAAATCGTATCGCTCAACTACGTACACCCCACCAAACGCTCTGCGGGAGGGCAGGAATACTTACAACAATTTCGCTCTTAACACGACTTCAGTTAGTGACAGGGAGAGACAACAGCCCGCAGAAACCGCTTCCTTCGTCAACAGCAGAAGGAACAATGGCTCTCGGCAGTACGAGGTCATCCAGAGGAACAACGTACTTTCCAACGTTGGAGTGAAGGATGAGCCAGGCAGCAGCACAGGCGAAGGGCCGCGTCTACAGACGTCGACAGCAACCAGTGTGCAGCGGAATGCTTTCGCTTATTCGAGGAAAGTGCAACCGTCGATTTCTGAAAGGAGGGGTGGAAGGCTTCAAAGCGTTCGATGGTCCAACGGTGAATTTCAGACTATTCCAACCACTGTCGATCTCCCGCCTACGAGGCGACAGGGCCAGCGCAGCTTCGAAGATGGGCACACAGAAAGCGGTGGGATCTCGGTCACAGAGAGCTCAGTCCGTAATAGCAAGTTAGGCACCAGTAAACAATATGTGGAGCTCGACAGGAGCAAAATATTCGACTCGAAGCCTGGAAACGTACCGCAGTCTCCGACCCAGCGAACGGTCACACCGATAGTCGTCCGGATCGCCAATCCCAGTACAGCTGCGTGGCAGTTCACCACTGTGGCTCCGGAAGACTTACCTATAACTGATATATACCGGCCGACCGGTACTCCATTTACTCTTGAAGACGAGCGTGGCGGGAGGAACTTCTACACCACACCGAGAACTGAGATCGCTGAAGAAGATTATGTGACCATAAACAGAAGGGCGGGAATTGCACGAAAAACTAACTTGCTCGTCTCCGGCACAGTGAGTGTTACGAAGCCTGCAGAGATTAATGTCGCCGCTGAAGACGTCACTGAGCCAGTAACAGACGTTCCGATCACCGATGTTAACCCACCGAAAGAATTGTGGTTCACCCACGAGGATTTAGCATTTATGAGCACCAAAGCCTCGGATTTTGACAGTACTCATATAACACCGCAACCAGGTACTGTAAGTACTCCCACACCCACGGAAGCATCCTTTGACGATGAAAAACTACTAGAAAGAAGTGAAACAGGACATACAGCGGCAGTTTTTGTAAGTTCAAACAATGACCAATCTGCTCCAACGATAATCAACTGTTCTGGTCTGCCACATGACGGGGGAACTGAGCCAACTGGCGTTACATTGAGTGAAGGTTCAGGCAGAGAAATTAATAGGCCAACCGCCCCTCAAGCGACTGGCAGGTATGCCTTTGATGATTACAGTACTTCTGAACATACGACAGTAGGAACAGAATTATTTGAGCCTAAACAGACTACTGAGAGAACCTTCAGGACAGAAACAATTAGCCATATGACAGCTAGCAGCTCAGATTTGTCGCTTTcaatcactgaaaataaaaaattcttctATGAAAAAGAGTTAACAACCGACTCCTCCTTCGACAAAGAAGTATCACCCTCACTGTGGAACGAAAGGCGAACATTATCTTCTGTTGCTAAAACTTTAGATTCAAGTCACGCAGAAGAGCCTCCTGTGAGCAGCAAGTCGTTCGAGACTGATTACATTTCGTCTGAAAAATCATACAGTTCGGATGGAAAATCTTCAGATGCCGAAGACATAGAATCAAAAACAACTTCTTTACCAGGTGCTCAGAGGGCTGTTTCGAGAGGAATATTAGCACCACTTCCTCTATCTGATGTTACAGGCAACGAATATCGGCCTCAAAGATATGACATGCAGTATGATGTAACAACTGCTCccagcaataaagaagaaattttcGATTCGTCAGAATCCTCTCATGCTAGAGTGACTGAGCTGTTCACACTAGTGCGGGGAGCTACTGTTAGTACAGCGGAAGAAAACCGAGAAACAAAATACGATGTTCCTGTAACGCCTCCATACGAAGCAGATGCCACCGAGTCTCCCACATTGCGTCCTCCTGACACTTACGACACAAATGCCGCTACTGAGAATGCCAGTAGAGCGGATACACCATTTCTGACAGCTACAAATCCACCTGCTATGCAATCTGTCCTTCCAGTTGAACCACTGATAAATTCTGAAGTGCTAGGAGCCTCCGCTGCCGCCACATCCAGATACGAGAGCAGGGACGTGAAAGAAATTTCGCATCCTTCAACAGCAAAAGATGCACCGCAGGAAACTACTGATAAATCAACTAACTCTTCCACAGCCGCAGAAAGTGTTACATCATTTAGAAGAAAAATTTACCACAGCAAATCCAGCAGTGCAGATCCAGTTTCAACCACCAGCGCACCCTCCACTAGTCCCAGATCTAACAGGTTGGTTTCCAGTAGAAAATCCGTTATATTTGTCGACGGTCCCAGGCGACGACTTACGACTACGACGACGACCCCCAGTGTGATTCAGCGGGTCTTGTCGCTTAGGCAGAAGACTACACCACTGACAATTCCGCTCAGGTCTGCAGCTGCAACAAAATCCGTGACATCTAAAACCACGCAGACTTCAGAACAGTTATCTAAAAGTCTGCTTCCACCTAAAGTGCAAGACCGGTCCGAAGGGAAATCTCACAGGAGAGGGTCGCAATTGGTCACGTCACGGACGGCTGTCGAAAGTCGGTTCAACAAATCACGTTTAAACATCCCTCCGTCGAACAGACCAGACACCCTGAATTCATTGGCTGTTTACTTTGGACTTCCCGAGACAGAAATGGAGGAGTCTGATGTTTCAAACAGGATCACAAAAATGATGAATGATCTAGTTAGCGAATCAGTAAATAATGTGAACTCTTCTACGAAGGAGATCCCAGTACAGCTCCCTCCCCTGCTAACTCAACTTACAAGAGACTCTTATTCTGCTTTATTCTCGTTGACGAGGAAAATGGCTGATATGGATGAAGTGCTTGGCTATGATGGGAATAACAACAATGTGAATTATACAGAATACTTTCGTGAAGGTAAAGCATTTTATTTGAACGAGACGCAACCTGGAATAGAAAGTTTACTGGCcaaaaatttaagtgtttcattGGAGCCTGGCAATGGTTTAGCCAAAGAGGATGTACGTGGCTTGAGAGAACTAGCTCAAATATTTAGCAGAGCTCTGACAGCATACCTCAAAGATCCAACAGATTTTCGAAGAATTCTGTCACAGGCTCGCCCAACAGAGCCGGCGAATAACTCTTTCGAAGCTGAAATGACAACGCCATTGTACGAAACTACAATAATTTCTTTAATTGATTCACTTAAACCCGCCGCTAAAGATGATGATGAGGTACTTGACTTTTCTGATGTTAACAAAGCGCCTACATTAAGGCTGCTTAGTTCCACAGTCGCACCATTGTTTGATTCCTTGGCTCATGCAGCAACAACGTCAAAACAGAGAGTAACAGGTAGTGAAGACTCAAACTCGGCAACTGCCTCCAGTAAAAGTGAATATACTGCCACTGAGTCTGCGTCTTCCGAAACAGGACAGACAACTACAGTTTCTTCGGAAGTAGTGCACGAAAGCCTACATGACGAGGAGACTAATTATAATTTTCTCACAACCAGAGATCCACTTGTTGATCGACAAGCCACAGTTGTAGACAGCACCAATGCAATTGCGTATGAAGTAAACAACTTGTTTGTCACAGAAACTTCTACCAGTGAGACTGTGAACGATTATACTCTGCCTCCAGGGTCCCAGAAATATACAGGACTTGCATATGGCCCCACAAACTATACACCTACAGCCAGAGCACCCAGAAATCAAACCAAATCACGCTTTGGGGGATTTCAAAACAATAGCGTTCAGTTCCAAAAACCTAATACGAGCGATGAATTAGTGTATGATCtgattataaatgaagaaattCCACCACTTTCAAGAGTACCTCCAACTTACAGCCTTGGTGGGAAAGAAGTAACATACATTTtaacaaataatgaaaacaaagatgCTCTTCCTACAACTTCAACGGATTTGGAGGCTCTTAAAAATGAAGGAGCTTTCACGCTGACAACCAGAGCATCATTTGACGAATTAAGCACGTTGCAAGATAGTGTGATTCCTGAAGAAGTAAATAACTTAGCAGTTACAACAAGGAACACTGTAGAGAGACTTAAGGAGGAAAACAAGCTTCTGCCCAAGGCAAGTGGTGGGTTTTCAACCACAGTTATTGATGTGAATGCATCAGGAACACCATCAACTCTTGAAGCCAGAAACACAGTTTCAGTACTTCCATTTGAATTTAGCAACAAACTTGCAGAAAAGAGCATATCAGAGTCTGATAATGTGAATGAATTTGGCAATGGTGATGTATTAAAATCAAAACATACTCAGGAAAATACCAAAGGTAATGGTGAAGAATCTCTTATTGTTTCAGGTACTTCAGGTTTTGgtacatcattaaaacaacaaTCTACTTTCCAAAAGACAAGAGCAGGTAAACAGAATGAATTGGAAACAAATTATAATAGTTCTCAAACTAATGATGAACTACATGATTTGAATCAAGATAAAAATAGCTATCCATTACATACAGATTCATCAGTTTTGAAACCCAATGAAATGACTGAATTACTCACAGATGAAAACACAATGACTAAACTGACTGCAATGAATATTACACATACTGCATCACATGAAAGGGAAAGTATGGGAAAACTGTCACACACTGAATCACCCAAAGCTCCTAATGTGGTATCTGACAATAAAGAAGAACTTAGTTCACTACCACAGCTCCCTGATACAGAAGTTACTCAGCAAGATACTCCATCACAGAAAACAGCAACTCTGTCATGGGAAGACTATGATGCTACAGTTAAGCAGATGGACGCAATGAATTTGAGGGGAACAAACAGTTCACCAACCATGCAGAGAATGGAGAGTGAGAAAACATTGCCCTTAGCAGATAACAACCAAAAACCTGTTTCACATAGTCCCATGACTAAGCCCAGTCCTGCATTTATTGGAGGTGTAGTAAGAAACATTCAAATTGATGGAACCAGCAGAATGTCTGTCAACACCTTTACTTCAGCAGCTCCTCAGAAATTGGAAACAATTactaaaagaacacagaagtccaGATCAGACAAAGAAATGACTACAAAGAGTCCAAAAGTTACTATATCTTCCAGAGGATTTTCATTTGCTACAACAGTTGATGAAACGAGAGACATTTTAGAGCAAGGCAGGGCTTCATTGTCACAATCCAGTATGAGTTCCTCAACAAGAATAGACATGAGTCCTGGTGAATCAGGATATTTAACAACAGAGAGAAAAGTTCAAAAATTGAATTCTGAGTCAAGAACAAAAGATAGAGAAACTGTCAGTtctgcatcacaagataaatcacATGACTCTACACTTAAGATGGTGAAGGATAATTTATCCACCAATTATTTCACTGTCATTACTGACATTAAATCTACTACACACCCAAGCCCATTAACAAATCCTGGGGATCTATCAGAGTGGGAAAGCACAGATTCAAAATCTAGTGCAGCCATAGATACCCAGAACCTAGAACCCATTCTGCAAGAAAAAAATTTTGATGACTCTAGCTCTGTTACTATGGATCCAGCAGCTCTGCCTCTCATCACAACTTTGGAAGCCCCTGCTCCCATTAACCAGCTGCACATGAAACAGAATTCAATAAATAATCATCTATCACGGACAGGTAAACAATTAaatgtgctctctcatcatactggTGAGATATCTAGTCCATTGGGTCATGATGGAATGACCACTGAATTAActccagattctgaagttactacAGGAATCTTGTCTATAGAACATAACACAGATCATTTTATGTCTGACACACAACCTGTGACCATATTAGAAACTAATAAAGATTCCTCATTAATGGGAcaattaaatgacaaaaatgacatctTGACCAGTACACCTATAACTATTGCTTCAAGAAAAAATAGAACTATTACACGTATGACACATGAAGAGAAAGAAACACTGAATCATTTGCAAGAAATCTTTTCATTAGATACAGCAACTGTTGCTAAAGCTGGGAAGTTATTCATGGAGCTTAATGAGACAAGTAGACATGCACTTATGGAGATGATGAAAGAAGCTGCATCTAATTCCTCCATGAGGGAACTTGTAGTAGTAGTGGTTAATAAGAGCTTGAGTTCCATGGATTTTTCACATGTAAAGAAGCATTCCATCAAGAACCAAAGCAATCTCCCATGTGATGAAAATATGGAGCCGCAAATGCAGCAGACATCTACAGAGTATACTGCACAAAAGAACATGGCAAATGAAAGAAAGCACTTTAGAAGTGCCAAAGTAAGCCAATCTCTTACAACTACTGAACCTCCTGTCACTACATACCATAGCAAAGACAGAAAGTACCAACGATTTAAGTCAGTTCCAATGCCAACCATGAGTGTATTTGATTTGATCACATCGAAGAACCATACTTCATTTGATGAAGTTCCTACTTCAAAGCCAGGTGTAGTAGATCATTCTCAGCTGTCTGCAGCAGTGAGTGAGCCAGAGGAAAATGTCAGTTCAGAGGCAGATACACGAGTTGTGGAATTACTGCGGTCCCTTTACTCACTGGCTGCAAAATGGGGCTAA